Part of the Paenibacillus sp. JNUCC32 genome is shown below.
CAGGTCATATAAGTAGTCAACGATACGAAAGAGGGTTCGAGCAATTGGAAACGACAGCAGACAGTGCGATTCAATGGGATGAGATGGAAGATGACGAGCTGGTGAAATACTCGCAGGCAGGGGAACGGGAAGCATTCGGGGAGCTTGTTCGGCGCCATCGCTCCAAGGTGTATGGTTATGCCAGAGCGATAACGCGGGAGTCCTACTTAGCAGAAGACGTGGTGCAAGATGCCCTGATCCGAGCATTCATGCATCTTGGCAAATTGGTGGATGCCCGGCGCTTCCTTCCATGGATGCACCGCATCGTCCGGAATCAGGCCTATACCCGCCTTAAAGGGAGCTCCGCGTGCAAAGAGCAGACTTTCACCGAGCTAGAAGGCATGGGAAGAGTTAACGGTTCGGGGAGTCTGGAGCAATGGAACGATCTGGACAGCATTCTGGGCAGGCTCAACCATTCCGCAAGCGAAGCGGCCTCGGGTTTTAACGTACCGGAGGAGCGCATCGTGCAGCAGGAAACGCTGCGTGCTTTAACCGGCATCATTCAATGCCTGAAGCCGCGCGAAAGGCTTATTTTCGAATCCCATTTTTTCGATCAGCTGTCCCCGCAGGAAATTGCCGACTTGTTTCAGCTCTCTTCGGCCAATGTGTACCAGATTATTTCGAGATCACGGAAAAAAGTGATCCAAGAAAAAATCCGCGTTACCGTTGACTCTTATATTAAGACGAGAAGGGACCTGGGAATTATGAAGAAGAACATATTGCCTTACGAAGGACCGATGAAAGAAACCAAAACCTGGACATCCGCAGCGGATGCCACGTACAAAATGCTTCAGTTTACAGACCGCAAGCTATCGCTTCCGATGGTCATGGGGCTGACGGGGCATGCATTCCGGATCAATATCATACCGAATGATGTCCATATCGCGGGCCCGACCGCCTATTTTTTCGGCGAATCTTTATCCCGCGGCCTTCATAATATCGGCTTCCATTCCAAATTCGTCGACGGCATGTCGGACGGCATCGGGACAAACGCCAATCTGCTGGATCCTGCCCTTATGGAAAAGGGAGCGATGAATAAACGCAGCATTCATCAAGAGCTGCCAAGAGCCCTTGATTTGATCC
Proteins encoded:
- a CDS encoding RNA polymerase sigma factor, with protein sequence METTADSAIQWDEMEDDELVKYSQAGEREAFGELVRRHRSKVYGYARAITRESYLAEDVVQDALIRAFMHLGKLVDARRFLPWMHRIVRNQAYTRLKGSSACKEQTFTELEGMGRVNGSGSLEQWNDLDSILGRLNHSASEAASGFNVPEERIVQQETLRALTGIIQCLKPRERLIFESHFFDQLSPQEIADLFQLSSANVYQIISRSRKKVIQEKIRVTVDSYIKTRRDLGIMKKNILPYEGPMKETKTWTSAADATYKMLQFTDRKLSLPMVMGLTGHAFRINIIPNDVHIAGPTAYFFGESLSRGLHNIGFHSKFVDGMSDGIGTNANLLDPALMEKGAMNKRSIHQELPRALDLIHASLDRGYPVLAWDIFFPEFGTLYGYDDETRTLYAEECGRVDTLPYENLGKSVLEEIFVLAIEGSVDLTLRQQLRLALETATELYEGKENAVPTAVKGIAAYDAWIESLHGREIEPNGHAYNIEVLRDARYYAAEFFKELVSAWPKAMEDGPDLTASFEDAAALYTEICKKFSVLHGMFPFPKGGEPNSAEQAATAISLVEEIKALEIEAAAKLGQMFSTLSS